Below is a genomic region from Paludisphaera rhizosphaerae.
CACCGGCACGCCTCCAGCCGCGGCGATGGTCTCCACATCGCTCCCGGACGTTCGGGCGGTCGCGACTGGGCCGAGCATGGGACGCTTCAACGCGAGCCCGGCGACGATCGGGTGATCGCCTCGCAACACTTCCAGATCGATGGGAGTCGCTGGCGTGGGAGCTGGCTCGGCGGTCAAGGGGGAGAGCCCCAACGAGGCCGACGGCCGCGTCACGCCTCCATACGTCACGACGAGCCCCTTCCCCGCCGCCACGAAACCAGCAAGCGATCGCGCCGTGGTTTCGTCGGCCGACCCGCCGTCGTCGACGACAAGGTCGAACCCCTCGAAGGCTCGCGACCCGAGTCCGATCGGCGACTCACAGAGTCGAACTTCGAAACGCCCCGATTGATCGAGAACGCGCCGAATCTCAGTGAGAGCCTCCCGGCGCTCCGTTTGATCCGAGCCGCTGAGGACGAGAGCGCGGATCGGAGCAGCAACGGCGGAAGCCCCGACGCCGACCATGAATCCCAGGGCGATCATCCCGATTCGACGTCGTATCGCAGACATGGGCTGGCTCCGAACGAATATCGGCCTTCGACCACGCCGCGAATCTACTCGGGCTCCCTGCTCGGTTCTTGCTCGCTCGCGTCAGGGTTTGGAACAAAACCGTCGCGACGCGAGTAGTGCGCGCGGTAGTCGCGAGGCGTCCGGCCGAACTGACGGCGGAATTCGCGGGTGAAGTGGCTCTGATCGGCGAAGCCGCAATCCGCGGCGATATCCGCCAACGATCGACGGGTCGTCGCCAGCGCGCGAGCAGCCAGACGACAACGCAGGCGGCGGAGGTACTTTTGAGGAGTCGTGTGGAACTCCTCCTGGAACCGACGTTCGAACGCCCGAACGGAGAGGTGGGCGATTCGGGCCAGTTGCGCGTTGGCGATGGGCTCGGCGAAGTGGTCTCGAAGGAAGGCCAGCACCGGCCCCAGACCCGAGGCCGTCGCCACGTTGGCCTCGCGACCGACCAACCGGCGCGTCAGGCCGGCCGTCGCCACGACGCGTCCGTGTTCGTCGAAAAGCGGGATCTTGTTCGTGACGCTCCAGACGGCGCCGCCGCCGGGCTCGCCCACCAGTTCGATCCGGTCGACGATCCTCCCTCCGCCCAGGACGTATTCGTCGTCCATGCGAAACTGGTCGGCCAGGAAGGGCGGCGAGACCTCGTAGTCGGTCTTCCCCACCACCGCTTCAGGTTCCGCCGAGCCGTTCGATCGCCCGGCGAACGCATGGTTCAATCGAAATGCCCGGTTCACCCACTGATACCTCCCGTCGCGGTCCTTCACCCAGGCGACCACGTCGTCCAGGCAGTCGAACAACTCGGCTAGTTGAAGAAACCGTCGGAAATCGGTGCGTTTACCGGGCATTTGCGCCAAGCGCTGAGTCTCCTCTTTCAGCGAGAACCACGTGAGGCCGTCCCCGCAGATCAGAGCGTCCAGGGCTTGCGGTACTCGTAGTGAAGCAGCGCATTGGCGGCGTCCGCCCCGGTCCCGGTGAAGCGTTCGGCGGCGGAATCCCAGGTCAATCGTTCGCGGACGGTCATCGCGATGTTGGCTAGGTGGGCGTAGATCGTCGACCGGTGCCCCTCGTCGACGTCGGCGATCGGTCGCTTGCGAGCCTTGACGTTGTCGAGAAAATCGCGCGCGGCCTGGACGTCGAGGTCGAAGGCGTCCCCCGGGCCGGACTCGGGTTCGCGACGGGGCTTCGGGTCCTGAAACTGCCCCCCCTTCTCGGGGATGATCTTGTACCCCCGAATGTTGGCGCGAAGCGTACCCAGCGTCCCTCGGATCTCAACCTCCGCGCCATCCGCGAGCAGCGGCTGGCCGTTGGATTCGTAGAGGCTGAACTGCGTCAACATGCCGCTGGCGTGCTCGAAGATGGACTCGGAGGAAACGGGGATCGTTCGATCGTCGTCGACCCCCGCGCGTGATCCAATCGCCGCCACGGCGGTCGGAGCGGTCTCGCCCGTCAACCATCGGACGAGGTCGAAGTAGTGGACTCCCCAGTTCCCGACCTGCGACGAGTAAAGGTGATGCCACCGGAACTTGTAGGGCAGCACGTTCGGATTGAACGGCCGATCGGGGCGAGGTCCAAGCCACATCTCCCAGTCGAGCCCCTCCGGCGGCGCGGAGTCGGAGGCGTGGCCGATCCCCCCCGGGGCCATGTTCGAGGCGTAACCGATCCGAGCTCCCGTCACCTTGCCGAGGGACCCACCCTGTACGAGTTCCGCCAGCTTGGCATACATCCGTGACGCGCGGCGGTGCGTTCCTACCTGGACGATCCGTTGATGCTCGCGGGCGGCGTTGACCATCGCCCGGCCTTCCTGGATGGTGATCGATAGGGGCTTCTCGCAGTAGACGTCCTTCCCAGCGCGACACGCGGCGATGGTCATGATCGCGTGCCAGTGATCCGGGGCCGCGATCACCACGGCGTCTAGATCCTTGCGGTCGATGATCCGGCGAAAGTCGGCGACGCGTTCCACGCCTTCCGGCATCGGCGGCATCTTGGCGATCCGGCCTTCCAATGGCTTCCAGCGGGGATCGATCCGATCGTAAGCGGCGTTGAGGTAGGGCTCATAGACGTCGCAGAGAGCGACGACCCTGGCGTCGGGATGAGCCAGAAAGCCCTTGAGCAACTGGCACCCGCGATTGCCGACCCCGATGAATCCCAGCCGAACCGAATCCGCAACAGCCCCCGCCGAGGCCCGAGTCGTCAGGGCGGCCGTCGTCGCCATCGCGGTTTGGGTGAAGGTTCGCCGGTCGATCTGGAGTGGGGGACGCATCGCGGGACCGCCTCTCGGAAATCCTGTGCTAGGGAGGTCATGGTTCGAACGCCCCTCAGGATAATCCAGCGGTGAGCCGAACGCAGGGCATCTGCGATCCGGAAGGATCAGTCAGAATTCAGCGGCAGCGTCGCGATCGAGGCCCGCGAATCCGTGGACTTTCCGACGAACCGGTATCCACAAGAGCGGACCACGCACAACGAGCCGATCAGTACGGCTGGATACAGCGTCATGATCAGCAGGATGTAAGCCCACCCCGTCTTGTGGGCCTCGACGGCGAATGCGAAGAACGCCCCAAGCAGCGGCGATATCAAAAACACGAGTGGCGCTCGGTGAATC
It encodes:
- a CDS encoding AraC family transcriptional regulator, translated to MPGKRTDFRRFLQLAELFDCLDDVVAWVKDRDGRYQWVNRAFRLNHAFAGRSNGSAEPEAVVGKTDYEVSPPFLADQFRMDDEYVLGGGRIVDRIELVGEPGGGAVWSVTNKIPLFDEHGRVVATAGLTRRLVGREANVATASGLGPVLAFLRDHFAEPIANAQLARIAHLSVRAFERRFQEEFHTTPQKYLRRLRCRLAARALATTRRSLADIAADCGFADQSHFTREFRRQFGRTPRDYRAHYSRRDGFVPNPDASEQEPSREPE
- a CDS encoding Gfo/Idh/MocA family protein, with the protein product MRPPLQIDRRTFTQTAMATTAALTTRASAGAVADSVRLGFIGVGNRGCQLLKGFLAHPDARVVALCDVYEPYLNAAYDRIDPRWKPLEGRIAKMPPMPEGVERVADFRRIIDRKDLDAVVIAAPDHWHAIMTIAACRAGKDVYCEKPLSITIQEGRAMVNAAREHQRIVQVGTHRRASRMYAKLAELVQGGSLGKVTGARIGYASNMAPGGIGHASDSAPPEGLDWEMWLGPRPDRPFNPNVLPYKFRWHHLYSSQVGNWGVHYFDLVRWLTGETAPTAVAAIGSRAGVDDDRTIPVSSESIFEHASGMLTQFSLYESNGQPLLADGAEVEIRGTLGTLRANIRGYKIIPEKGGQFQDPKPRREPESGPGDAFDLDVQAARDFLDNVKARKRPIADVDEGHRSTIYAHLANIAMTVRERLTWDSAAERFTGTGADAANALLHYEYRKPWTL